Proteins encoded in a region of the Isosphaeraceae bacterium EP7 genome:
- a CDS encoding cold shock and DUF1294 domain-containing protein, whose amino-acid sequence MDRGVVVTFDDDRGFGFIRSRGLAQDIFVHVSDIPGQARLKPGQRVTFEVATTDRGLRAVGVRLGRLGFSPTALVMVALAVVLALACGGLRYLGIPWLWTWPLAINPLCFAAFAHDKRRAVAGGRRVPEVVLHGFSLAGGSPAAILAIVSLHHKNRKPSFLIPLALIVAAQLALLAVWWRGA is encoded by the coding sequence ATGGATCGCGGCGTGGTGGTGACGTTCGACGACGACCGAGGCTTCGGCTTCATCCGATCCAGGGGGCTCGCCCAGGACATTTTCGTCCACGTGAGCGACATCCCGGGCCAGGCCCGCCTGAAGCCCGGCCAGCGGGTGACCTTCGAGGTCGCGACGACCGATCGGGGTTTGCGGGCCGTCGGCGTCAGGCTTGGCCGGCTCGGGTTCTCGCCGACGGCCCTGGTCATGGTGGCCCTGGCCGTCGTGCTGGCCCTGGCCTGCGGCGGGCTGCGTTACCTGGGGATCCCCTGGCTCTGGACCTGGCCGCTGGCGATCAACCCGCTCTGCTTCGCCGCGTTCGCCCACGACAAGCGCCGGGCCGTGGCCGGCGGCCGGCGGGTGCCCGAGGTCGTCCTGCACGGCTTCAGCCTGGCCGGGGGCTCGCCTGCGGCCATCCTGGCGATCGTTTCCCTGCACCACAAGAACCGCAAGCCCTCGTTCCTTATCCCGCTGGCCCTGATCGTCGCGGCCCAGCTCGCGCTGCTCGCCGTCTGGTGGCGCGGGGCTTGA
- a CDS encoding Uma2 family endonuclease, translating to MSTSTHTTATGQIIYPDSDGKPMAENTLQYEWIVTIKGGIADLFRDDPDVFVAGDLLWYPVEGDPRTCTAPDTMVAFGRPAGHRSSYKQWEEGGLAPQVVFEVLSHSNRPREMALKIEFYRKYGVLEYYVFDPNVHPHRLNGWLREGLDEPYQAIPECDGWISPRLGIRFNLEGGELVIHRPDGRRFLSFDELCRQADAAVRQADAAMRDLEVAELRNAQLREKLRALGVDPDA from the coding sequence ATGAGCACGTCGACTCACACGACCGCCACCGGCCAGATTATCTACCCGGACTCCGACGGTAAGCCGATGGCCGAGAACACGTTGCAGTATGAGTGGATCGTCACCATCAAGGGGGGGATCGCCGACCTCTTCCGCGATGACCCCGACGTGTTCGTCGCCGGCGACTTGCTCTGGTATCCGGTCGAAGGTGACCCCCGCACCTGCACCGCGCCCGACACCATGGTGGCCTTCGGCCGGCCCGCCGGGCACCGGTCGTCCTACAAGCAGTGGGAAGAAGGGGGATTGGCCCCCCAGGTCGTCTTCGAGGTGCTTTCGCACAGCAATCGACCTCGCGAGATGGCCCTGAAGATCGAGTTCTACCGGAAATACGGGGTCTTGGAATACTACGTCTTCGACCCGAACGTCCACCCGCATCGCCTCAATGGTTGGCTGCGAGAGGGTCTCGACGAGCCCTACCAAGCGATCCCCGAGTGCGACGGCTGGATCAGCCCCCGGCTGGGCATCCGGTTCAACCTCGAGGGCGGCGAGTTGGTCATCCACCGCCCCGATGGTCGGCGATTCCTCTCATTCGACGAACTGTGCAGACAGGCCGATGCCGCAGTCCGGCAAGCCGATGCCGCCATGCGGGACTTGGAGGTCGCCGAGTTGCGGAATGCTCAGCTCAGGGAGAAGCTGCGGGCGTTGGGCGTCGACCCTGATGCCTGA
- a CDS encoding DnaA/Hda family protein — protein MPREPWDGFVAGPENALAHAGVLALARGEVQGISPLVIHGPAGVGKSTLLEALVGERLRRRPESAVAYLTGESFAAACAQANARAEGEGWAELRARFRNVDLLVLDDLHALARVPLAFDELVPTLDALDEAGAGVAVAARSGPGGWDDWPAKLVSRLSAGLSVRVDPPGPESRRRYLMDRARARKLSLAAEAVDSLSEQADGYRTLDGWLAKMALASRLERRPLDRALADPLLAEDAPAPAVDIDRIARDVAARFGVRAHELRAVTRRRTVVEPRHLAIGLARELTGLSFAAIGAYFGGRDAATVRHACKMASDRLSADPSLSAAASALRQQWSRTDEAP, from the coding sequence ATGCCGAGGGAACCCTGGGACGGATTCGTGGCCGGGCCCGAGAATGCCCTGGCGCACGCCGGCGTTCTGGCCCTGGCCCGCGGCGAGGTCCAGGGAATCTCCCCGCTGGTCATCCACGGGCCGGCCGGGGTCGGCAAGTCGACGCTGCTCGAGGCCCTGGTCGGCGAGCGGCTGAGGCGCCGGCCCGAGTCGGCCGTGGCCTACCTGACGGGCGAGTCGTTCGCCGCCGCCTGCGCCCAGGCCAACGCGCGGGCCGAGGGCGAGGGCTGGGCCGAGCTGCGGGCCAGGTTCCGCAACGTCGACCTGCTCGTCCTGGACGACCTGCACGCCCTGGCCCGCGTCCCGCTCGCCTTCGACGAGTTGGTGCCGACGCTCGACGCCCTGGATGAGGCCGGCGCCGGCGTGGCCGTGGCGGCCCGTTCGGGGCCCGGTGGCTGGGACGACTGGCCGGCCAAGCTCGTCAGCCGCCTGTCCGCCGGCCTCTCGGTGCGGGTCGACCCCCCCGGCCCCGAATCCCGCCGCCGCTACCTGATGGACCGGGCCCGCGCCCGCAAGCTGAGCCTGGCGGCCGAGGCCGTCGACAGCCTGTCCGAGCAGGCCGACGGCTACCGGACCCTCGACGGCTGGCTGGCCAAGATGGCCCTCGCCTCACGCCTGGAACGCCGCCCGCTGGACCGGGCCCTGGCCGACCCCCTGCTGGCCGAGGACGCCCCGGCGCCCGCCGTCGACATCGACCGGATCGCCCGCGACGTGGCCGCCCGTTTCGGTGTCAGGGCACACGAGCTGCGGGCCGTCACCCGCAGGCGTACGGTCGTCGAGCCCAGGCACCTGGCCATCGGCCTGGCCCGCGAACTGACGGGCCTGAGCTTCGCCGCCATCGGGGCCTACTTCGGCGGCCGTGACGCGGCGACCGTCCGCCACGCCTGCAAGATGGCCTCCGACCGCCTCTCCGCCGATCCCTCCCTGTCCGCCGCCGCCTCCGCCCTCCGCCAGCAGTGGAGCCGCACCGACGAGGCCCCCTGA